In Lodderomyces elongisporus chromosome 2, complete sequence, the following proteins share a genomic window:
- the YAH1 gene encoding mitochondrial matrix iron-sulfur protein yields the protein MSTPNMIRSIQRLSARSNHSVFLASSLRCKTMNFTSSQPATPAAFISALPRLHSCRQLQTSAPRYHGHVHKPKPGEELHITFITKDGKQHTYEVAEGDNILDIAQANNLDMEGACGGSCACSTCHIIVDPEFYDEIPEPDDDENDMLDLAFGLTETSRLGCQVKMTKELDGLRVALPAMTRNLQNKDFN from the coding sequence ATGCTGACTCCAAATATGATTAGAAGCATACAAAGGCTCAGTGCCAGGTCGAACCATTCGGTATTTCTTGCATCTTCACTTCGATGCAAGACGATGAATTTCACATCTTCTCAACCTGCTACCCCCGCAGCCTTCATTTCGGCCCTTCCTCGTTTGCACTCATGCCGACAACTTCAAACTTCTGCTCCACGATATCATGGACATGTAcataaaccaaaaccagGTGAGGAGCTCCACATCACTTTTATAACTAAAGATGGCAAGCAACATACTTATGAAGTTGCAGAAGGCGACAATATCTTGGATATAGCACAAGCAAATAACTTGGATATGGAAGGTGCTTGCGGTGGCTCTTGTGCTTGCTCAACTTGTCACATCATTGTTGACCCAGAATTTTATGATGAGATTCCAGAGcccgatgatgatgagaatGATATGTTGGATTTAGCATTTGGATTGACAGAGACTAGTCGGTTGGGATGTCAAGTCAAGATGACTAAAGAGTTGGATGGACTAAGAGTTGCATTGCCAGCAATGACTAGGAATttacaaaataaagatttCAATTag
- the vti1 gene encoding t-SNARE VTI1 (BUSCO:EOG09264R4M), translating into MSDSFNTYESDFQLALQEAKAKISQIESVDGEQRKQYLKAIEAANDEALEVLDQMTIEVQNLPSNQRSSYNTKIRQYKSQVEETKKKYKQLADSQDKHDLFGSRYKDDSEFGNGGAGDSQRKQLLNNHSSLERSSQRLQDSQRIALETEQIGGNILNDLRSQREQIGGARNTLMQADTYVDKSVQTLKSMGRRLVANKFISYAIIAVLILLILLVLYSKFS; encoded by the exons ATGTCTGACTCGTTCAATACGTATGAAAGTGACTTCCAGCTTGCATTGCAGGAAGCCAAAGCCAAAATCTCCCAGATTGAGTCTGTAGACGGAG AGCAACGAAAACAATATTTGAAAGCGATAGAAGCTGCTAACGATGAGGCATTGGAAGTGCTTGACCAAATGACTATTGAAGTACAAAACCTTCCCTCGAATCAACGTTCGTCATACAACACCAAGATTCGCCAGTACAAGTCTCAAGTTgaagagacaaagaaaaagtataaGCAACTTGCTGACTCCCAGGACAAGCACGATCTATTTGGTAGTCGATACAAAGACGACCTGGAGTTTGGCAATGGCGGTGCTGGAGACTCACAAAGAAAACAGTTGTTGAATAATCATTCATCATTAGAGCGTTCGTCTCAGAGATTACAAGATAGTCAACGTATAGCGTTGGAGACGGAACAGATTGGCGGTAATATCCTTAATGATTTGAGGTCGCAGAGGGAACAAATTGGCGGTGCAAGAAATACGTTGATGCAGGCTGATACGTATGTTGACAAGAGCGTACAGACTTTGAAAAGCATGGGCAGACGGTTGGTGGCCAATAAGTTTATCAGCTATGCCATTATTGCagtgttgattttgttaaTCCTTTTAGTTCTTTATAGTAAGTTTTCCTAG
- the FCY2 gene encoding purine-cytosine permease gives MSKKYVDDEQVIESHEPWEGEGDGEREGDFKDEKTQLNALNISENSSIIEDEQSDGTQDAKVTNFVDRIGLLMNAEIRGIEKVEPEDKDDNNLLNAFTIFFTPQMAVSALSTGSVGIVMGLSFSTTVVIIVLFSIIGSIPVGLFCLFGMKFGLRQQIVSRYLTGNIMGRVFAFFNVISCIGWNAINVIPCAQLLNSVNHNFKPWIGCLILVLCVCVLSVFGYKIVHLYERYAWIPTFVVYLVIIGKFASERAFDWGHDEGSSATKAGNVLSYIVVMFGFTAGWSPSASDYLVYFNPNRKSWKVSLAMISGLSIPAIGSCILGAAITTSINKPGRFQDAYNENSFGGLIYEILCGNNHNQGYRFLVVILALSAVQNNLSGGYSLSLAIQCIWSKFAKVPRIAWCIAGNLISLAFAIPAYYVFESAMSNFLSIIGYNVSIYIGLSLAEHFVYRRGFKGYDVSNFNDRSTLPVGIAGVVGFAFGICSTVLSMDQTWYQGVIARSIGADGGDISFELNIVFAFIGYNLVRPFEKKYTGR, from the coding sequence ATGTCTAAAAAATACGTTGACGATGAGCAGGTCATAGAGTCGCACGAGCCATgggaaggagaaggagatggagaaagagaaggagactttaaagatgaaaagaCCCAACTAAATGCATTGAATATTAGTGAAAATTCGTCAATCATTGAAGACGAGCAGCTGGACGGGACACAGGATGCAAAGGTTACCAATTTTGTTGACAGGATTGGACTTTTGATGAATGCAGAGATTCGTGGTATTGAAAAAGTAGAGCCCGAGGATAAAGACGACAATAATTTGTTGAATGCATTTACAATCTTCTTTACTCCACAAATGGCGGTATCTGCCTTGAGTACTGGTTCAGTGGGGATTGTTATGGGGTTGAGTTTTAGCACAACAGTCGTCATAAtagttttattttctataaTTGGTAGTATACCGGTGGGGttattttgcttgtttggCATGAAGTTTGGGCTTCGACAACAAATAGTGTCACGGTATCTCACTGGTAATATTATGGGTCGtgtttttgcattttttaaTGTCATATCGTGCATAGGATGGAATGCGATAAATGTTATTCCGTGTGCCCAATTGCTCAACTCGGTGAATCATAACTTTAAGCCTTGGATAGGGTGCTTGATACTTGTactttgtgtttgtgttttatCGGTGTTTGGATACAAAATTGTGCATCTTTACGAGCGGTATGCTTGGATACCTACATTTGTGGTGTATTTGGTCATTATTGGTAAATTTGCTAGTGAAAGGGCGTTTGACTGGGGACACGATGAAGGTTCGAGTGCTACAAAGGCGGGGAATGTGTTGAGTTATATTGTGGTGATGTTTGGATTCACTGCTGGTTGGTCACCGAGTGCAAGCGATTACCTTGTTTATTTCAACCCCAATAGGAAATCGTGGAAAGTGTCTTTGGCAATGATATCTGGGTTGAGTATACCTGCGATAGGCTCGTGTATCTTGGGAGCTGCGATCACCACGAGTATAAACAAGCCCGGCCGTTTTCAAGATGCGTATAATGAAAACTCGTTTGGTGGGTTGATTTATGAGATTCTTTGTGGAAACAATCATAACCAGGGTTATAGATTTCTCGTGGTGATTTTGGCATTATCGGCAGTGCAAAACAATTTGAGTGGCGGTTATTCGCTTTCCCTTGCAATCCAGTGTATATGGTCCAAGTTTGCCAAGGTGCCACGTATTGCATGGTGTATTGCTGGTAACTTGATCTCTCTTGCATTTGCCATCCCAGCATATTATGTGTTTGAGTCTGCAATGTCCAATTTCCTCTCCATTATCGGATACAATGTCTCTATATACATTGGGCTTTCTCTTGCCGAGCACTTTGTATATAGACGAGGCTTCAAAGGGTATGATGTATCCAACTTTAACGATAGAAGCACCCTTCCAGTGGGAATCGCAGGAGTTGTGGGTTTTGCTTTTGGAATATGTTCAACAGTATTGTCAATGGACCAAACATGGTACCAGGGAGTAATTGCGAGAAGTATTGGGGCAGATGGCGGCGATATCTCATTCGAATTGAATATCGTATTTGCATTTATAGGGTACAATCTAGTGAGGccatttgaaaagaaatatactGGTAGATGA